The following proteins are encoded in a genomic region of Oncorhynchus masou masou isolate Uvic2021 chromosome 19, UVic_Omas_1.1, whole genome shotgun sequence:
- the LOC135505707 gene encoding leucine-rich repeat and fibronectin type-III domain-containing protein 5-like, protein METLLVYLMVLGMAVKAHKVQLCPKRCVCQMLNPNLATLCDKKGLLFVPPNIDRHTVEMRLGDNFVTSIKQRDFANMTKLQDLTLSRNTIGSISPHAFKDLENLRALHLDSNRLTRLTNDTFSGMSKLHHLILNNNQLIHIHIGAFNDLTALEELDLSYNNLESTPWVAIQRMTSLHTLGLDHNMLSYIPIGTFSGLQKLKRLDVTSNKLQKLPPDPVFQRAGVLATSGSMGPSSFALSFGGNPLRCNCELLWLRRLRREDDLETCAAPQHLAGRYFWTVSEEEFLCEPPLITRHSQELRALEGQSVALRCKARGDPDPIIHWIAPDGRLMSNSSRAVVHSDGTLDILITTVKDSGSFTCVASNPAGEAQQTVDLVIVKLPHITNSTVKKEPNPGSSDIATVMKTGVGGEGGGMVPLGNTKTSQEKKVVITEATSTSVLVRFNFQRSIPGIRMFQIQYNGTYDDSLVYRMIPSSSKSILVNNLAAGTQYDLCVLAIYDDLVTSLTATRVVGCVRFTTEPQYLRCHFMQSQFLGGTIVVIIGGIIVASVLAFIVFLIVRYRVCNQGDEDKALEMGEIPSLSSDGQLQGCGVPKAMSKSLSKQILQPDKPEMEDKESLRVALPPRKPVKQQQQPPAPTTTTSTKPSIPDCTVSTSAASHSWHPASPVTLRQKRADFTVAGGSKPGEARRAEGQTDVELENTNRNNSSGAKMAAALAVPVPACSTKWTPVARRPRPPGASSHHYMTVPAGGVRVNRRHSLNVDSYKEHCYVSLVQQQPKPGGSLCSKRSLSMSGELPTLESAMANIRRGRDKLSRSEWLLESTL, encoded by the exons ATGGAGACCCTGCTAGTTTACCTGATGGTCCTTGGCATGGCTGTAAAGGCCCACAAGGTCCAGCTGTGCCCAAAACGCTGCGTCTGCCAGATGCTCAACCCCAACCTGGCAACCCTCTGCGACAAGAAGGGCCTCCTCTTCGTCCCGCCAAACATCGACCGGCACACCGTCGAGATGCGTCTGGGCGACAACTTCGTCACGAGCATCAAACAGCGGGACTTTGCCAACATGACCAAGCTTCAGGACCTGACGTTGTCTCGGAACACCATCGGTTCCATCTCGCCTCACGCCTTTAAAGATCTGGAGAACCTCAGGGCCTTGCACTTGGACAGCAACCGTCTGACGAGGCTCACCAACGACACCTTCAGTGGGATGTCCAAACTTCACCATCTCATTCTTAACAACAACCAACTGATTCATATCCACATTGGGGCCTTCAATGATCTCACGGCTCTAGAGGAGTTAGATCTGTCCTACAACAACTTGGAAAGCACCCCCTGGGTGGCCATCCAGAGAATGACCAGCCTCCACACCCTGGGCTTGGACCACAACATGCTTAGCTACATCCCTATAGGAACCTTCTCCGGCCTGCAGAAGCTCAAACGACTTGACGTCACCTCCAACAAGCTCCAGAAGCTTCCGCCAGACCCTGTGTTCCAGCGGGCTGGGGTTCTGGCCACGTCAGGAAGCATGGGTCCGTCGTCATTCGCGTTGAGTTTTGGGGGGAACCCACTGAGGTGTAACTGTGAGCTGCTGTGGCTGAGGAGGCTGAGGCGGGAGGATGATCTGGAGACGTGTGCGGCTCCGCAGCACCTGGCTGGACGGTACTTCTGGACCGTGTCTGAAGAAGAGTTCCTCTGTGAGCCGCCTCTCATCACCAGACACTCCCAG GAGCTGCGAGCGCTGGAGGGTCAGAGTGTAGCTCTGCGCTGTAAGGCCAGGGGCGACCCAGACCCCATCATCCACTGGATTGCGCCAGACGGCCGGCTCATGTCCAATTCCTCCCGGGCCGTGGTGCACAGTGACGGGACTCTGGACATCCTCATCACCACTGTGAAGGACTCAG GCTCCTTCACCTGTGTTGCCTCCAACCCGGCCGGGGAGGCTCAACAAACTGTGGACCTGGTGATCGTCAAACTCCCACACATCACCAACAGTACTGTGAAGAAGGAACCGAACCCAGGTTCTTCTGATATCGCCACGGTAATGAAGACGGGTGTTGGTGGGGAGGGCGGAGGCATGGTGCCACTGGGAAACACGAAGACGAGCCAGGAGAAGAAGGTGGTGATCACCGAGGCCACGTCTACCTCCGTCCTGGTCAGGTTCAACTTCCAGAGGAGTATACCAGGCATCCGAATGTTCCAGATCCAATACAACGGAACCTACGATGACTCTCTGGTTTACAG AATGATCCCTTCGAGCAGTAAGAGTATCCTGGTGAACAACCTGGCGGCCGGTACACAGTACGACCTGTGTGTGCTGGCCATCTACGATGACCTGGTGACCTCCCTGACTGCCACGCGAGTGGTGGGGTGCGTCCGCTTCACCACCGAGCCACAGTACCTCCGCTGCCACTTCATGCAGTCCCAGTTCCTGGGAGGGACCATCGTGGTTATCATCGGAGGGATCATCGTGGCGTCCGTCTTAGCTTTCATCGTCTTCCTCATCGTGAGGTACCGAGTGTGTAACCAAGGCGATGAGGATAAG GCTTTGGAGATGGGTGAGATCCCATCTCTGAGCAGTGACGGTCAGCTCCAGGGCTGCGGTGTCCCCAAGGCCATGTCCAAATCTCTGTCCAAGCAGATCCTCCAGCCAGATAAACCAGAGATGGAGGACAAGGAGTCTCTGAGGGTGGCCCTTCCTCCTCGCAAACCGgtcaagcagcagcagcaacccccagccccaaccaccaccacatctACCAAGCCTTCCATCCCCGACTGCACTGTCTCTACTTCCGCAGCCAGCCACTCCTGGCACCCTGCCTCCCCGGTCACCCTGAGGCAAAAACGGGCCGATTTCACTGTCGCCGGAGGTTCGAAACCCGGAGAAGCCCGCCGAGCCGAAGGCCAGACGGATGTGGAGTTAGAGAACACAAACCGTAATAACTCGTCGGGAGCCAAAATGGCTGCCGCCTTGGCCGTACCTGTTCCTGCCTGTTCCACAAAATGGACGCCGGTCGCTAGGCGGCCACGCCCCCCTGGAGCCTCCTCCCACCATTACATGACTGTACCAGCAGGGGGTGTGAGGGTGAACCGGCGGCACTCACTGAACGTGGACTCGTACAAGGAGCACTGCTATGTCAGCCTGGTACAGCAGCAGCCAAAACCTGGCGGGAGTTTGTGCTCCAAACGCAGTCTGTCCATGAGTGGAGAATTGCCCACGTTGGAGAGTGCAATGGCAAACATACGCAGAGGCAGAGACAAGCTGTCCCGATCTGAGTGGCTTCTTGAAAGCACTCTATGA